Proteins from a single region of Runella sp. SP2:
- a CDS encoding nuclear transport factor 2 family protein produces the protein MKNLLLLFLIAVAGSVVAQTQAEKLFQQNMSDYQQNPLKNVTDNLSDNYLLVSGSGYIANKSQIMALFKNVKSVEANFKNLSIRQFGNTVIATGNEHHVRHYNDGTPDLSVDYLSTYVYEIRENKLVGLSGQHTYTTPENTQVEEEIIKTKLRQETIDVYAGKDVTSSFIDSPKTFRGWNTRTGYSVKFGVADIKKENDVTFGYRPREMNPINENFTFKFYTPNIALVIYDQYLYGKPQIPSKEMRMLEKVNGTWKIAGLLALWDYSDNAFEKGNVRKTIEAETNAYHAGDVEAMNKQWAYNASYVERQQEYFKKMGVPVYLKGDALRAFGEQFKKVHKPTGQTYKISDYEAHVGTTNAWVTYTQETFNADGKVANKTREMRILERVDGWKIVAMSNVEL, from the coding sequence ATGAAAAATCTTTTATTGCTTTTTCTCATCGCCGTGGCGGGTAGCGTTGTTGCGCAAACCCAAGCCGAAAAACTCTTCCAGCAAAACATGAGCGATTACCAACAAAATCCTTTGAAAAACGTAACGGATAATCTCAGCGACAACTACTTACTGGTGTCGGGAAGTGGCTACATTGCCAACAAATCGCAGATTATGGCTTTGTTCAAAAATGTAAAAAGTGTAGAGGCTAATTTTAAAAACCTATCTATCCGCCAATTCGGGAATACCGTTATCGCTACTGGCAACGAACACCATGTAAGACACTACAACGACGGGACACCCGACTTATCAGTTGATTATCTTTCGACTTATGTCTATGAAATCAGGGAAAACAAATTGGTTGGTTTGAGTGGGCAACATACCTATACTACTCCTGAGAATACCCAAGTAGAAGAGGAAATCATTAAAACTAAGCTTCGCCAAGAAACAATTGATGTATATGCAGGCAAGGACGTAACAAGCAGCTTTATCGACTCTCCAAAAACCTTCAGGGGCTGGAACACACGAACGGGGTATTCGGTCAAGTTTGGCGTTGCTGATATTAAAAAAGAAAACGACGTTACATTCGGATACCGCCCTCGGGAAATGAATCCTATCAATGAGAATTTTACGTTTAAGTTTTACACGCCAAATATCGCTTTGGTTATCTACGACCAATACCTTTACGGTAAACCACAAATTCCCTCAAAAGAGATGCGGATGCTCGAAAAAGTTAACGGAACGTGGAAAATTGCGGGTTTGTTAGCGCTTTGGGACTATTCAGACAATGCTTTTGAGAAAGGTAATGTTCGTAAAACCATCGAAGCTGAGACCAATGCGTACCATGCAGGCGACGTAGAAGCGATGAATAAACAATGGGCTTACAATGCCAGTTATGTAGAACGCCAGCAGGAATATTTTAAGAAAATGGGCGTACCTGTTTATTTGAAAGGAGATGCACTCAGGGCGTTTGGCGAACAATTTAAGAAAGTTCACAAACCCACTGGCCAAACCTACAAAATTTCGGATTATGAGGCACACGTAGGCACCACCAACGCTTGGGTCACTTATACGCAAGAGACTTTTAATGCCGACGGTAAAGTTGCCAATAAAACCCGTGAAATGAGAATCTTAGAAAGGGTGGATGGCTGGAAAATCGTTGCCATGAGTAATGTGGAATTGTAA
- a CDS encoding TonB-dependent receptor domain-containing protein, with the protein MKKLIFIPLLVLLALASYSQSGSFIKGKLVDSLTTEPLSFATIRLESKAQGSMVKGEVADDKGSFQFVGLKDDKYVIKVEYVGYKTKYIEVSYDKASQRLDLGSIALSPSSQQLDVVTVTGIKPNVVATLEKQVFKAEQFEVARGGTATDVLKNIPSVMVNAEGEIMVRGAKGFLILVNGKPSQIDAATILSQIPANTIEKIEMITAPSAKYDADGKAGIINIITKTGTNDGLSLTTNIQYGLPRLKAYENATEPRRYGADATLNYRKGKWDVTVSGNYLKNDIAGQRVGDVYTIINNVLTQFPSDGERSLKRENYGLRASAIYTISKSDELSAGVYVGGRDQYRTADIYYRNNTKTNLLTSQVIGRAQYYNPNLVLKSGAFKVVNLDYTHKFKNSSALSVSGLYEDAMIDGFTKNSNININNLRDTLQYTLNTGSNPLRALRLRADYEKQVGIGKLSIGYQYRQQNQEGVFVYSEKNGNNQPLVVNPAFTANIAIYNRIHGLYTQYAGKYKKLEFSSGLRYENALREFTDDRGGKPNELKLSNLFPSANLLYDMGKDLRLKAAYSRRVQRSTNNELNPYPEREHSETLEQGDPNIRPEFVGIFEFGLTKDFKKVSLYWNVYRQQITNIVNRVNSVYNDTILDRIYTNAGKARLMGSEIGVTISPVKKLKIFVGGNVYNLRIKGALFDNSVVVNSQGWVYSINSNLNYQFTPTLSTQFNLSYLSARNTAQGEDSRFYQPNFSIKKSLMNNKMSVSLLWQNTSFGKMKVNEQRISTWGTNFYTTTNYIQETNIFLLNLSYSFNKTDRKAKLPSSEFGEREF; encoded by the coding sequence ATGAAAAAGTTGATTTTTATTCCATTGTTAGTTCTACTTGCTTTGGCGAGCTATTCACAATCAGGTAGTTTTATCAAAGGCAAACTCGTTGATTCGCTCACAACCGAGCCATTGTCGTTCGCTACCATTCGGCTGGAGTCCAAAGCGCAGGGTAGTATGGTAAAAGGTGAGGTGGCCGACGATAAAGGTTCGTTTCAGTTTGTGGGTCTAAAAGACGATAAGTACGTCATTAAAGTCGAGTACGTTGGCTACAAAACCAAGTACATCGAAGTGAGTTATGACAAAGCCAGCCAACGCCTAGATCTGGGGTCGATTGCCCTTAGTCCTTCGAGTCAACAACTGGATGTAGTAACGGTGACAGGAATCAAACCCAACGTAGTAGCAACCCTCGAAAAACAAGTATTTAAGGCCGAACAGTTTGAAGTAGCACGGGGCGGGACGGCTACCGATGTGCTAAAAAATATCCCGTCGGTGATGGTCAATGCCGAAGGGGAAATTATGGTTAGAGGGGCAAAAGGCTTTTTGATTTTGGTCAATGGCAAACCTTCGCAAATTGATGCCGCCACGATTTTGTCGCAAATTCCCGCCAATACCATTGAAAAAATAGAAATGATTACTGCACCTTCAGCTAAATATGACGCCGACGGCAAAGCAGGAATCATCAATATCATTACCAAAACGGGTACCAACGATGGTTTGTCACTAACGACTAATATTCAGTACGGCCTGCCACGCCTAAAAGCCTACGAGAACGCCACCGAACCCCGCCGCTATGGGGCCGATGCTACGCTCAATTACCGCAAAGGAAAGTGGGATGTGACGGTTTCGGGCAATTACCTCAAAAACGACATTGCAGGACAACGCGTCGGAGATGTTTATACCATCATTAATAATGTACTGACCCAATTCCCGAGCGACGGAGAGCGAAGCCTAAAACGGGAAAACTACGGCCTGCGAGCTTCTGCTATTTATACCATTTCAAAATCGGATGAACTTTCGGCGGGCGTATATGTAGGTGGCCGCGACCAGTACCGAACGGCAGATATTTACTACCGAAACAATACCAAAACCAATCTTCTTACCAGCCAAGTAATTGGGAGAGCCCAGTATTATAACCCCAATTTGGTATTAAAATCGGGTGCGTTTAAGGTCGTAAACCTTGATTATACCCACAAATTCAAAAACTCCTCCGCTTTGAGCGTTTCGGGTTTGTACGAAGATGCGATGATTGATGGTTTTACCAAAAACAGTAATATCAACATCAATAACCTCAGAGATACGCTTCAATACACCCTCAATACGGGCTCGAATCCGCTCCGTGCCCTCCGCCTCAGAGCTGATTACGAAAAGCAAGTAGGCATTGGGAAACTCTCAATAGGCTACCAATATCGTCAACAAAACCAAGAGGGCGTGTTTGTGTATTCTGAAAAAAATGGAAACAATCAGCCGTTGGTGGTTAACCCTGCTTTTACGGCTAACATTGCTATTTATAACCGAATACATGGTCTTTATACGCAGTACGCAGGCAAATACAAAAAGCTAGAATTTTCGTCGGGACTGCGGTATGAGAACGCTTTGCGTGAATTTACGGACGACCGTGGAGGAAAACCGAATGAATTGAAATTGTCAAACTTGTTCCCTTCGGCCAATTTGCTGTACGATATGGGAAAAGACCTTCGCCTCAAAGCCGCTTACAGTCGCCGCGTGCAACGTTCGACCAACAACGAGCTGAATCCTTATCCTGAACGCGAACACAGCGAAACTCTCGAACAGGGCGACCCCAACATTCGTCCTGAGTTTGTAGGAATTTTTGAGTTTGGGCTCACCAAAGATTTTAAAAAAGTATCGTTGTACTGGAACGTCTATCGTCAGCAAATCACCAATATTGTCAATCGCGTCAATAGTGTATATAATGACACGATTTTGGATCGAATTTACACCAATGCGGGTAAGGCCCGCTTGATGGGTTCAGAAATTGGGGTAACAATTTCGCCCGTTAAGAAGTTGAAAATCTTTGTGGGTGGGAACGTTTATAATCTGAGAATTAAGGGTGCATTGTTTGATAACTCAGTGGTAGTCAATAGTCAAGGTTGGGTATATTCCATCAATTCTAACCTCAATTACCAATTTACGCCAACTTTAAGCACGCAGTTTAACCTCTCGTATTTATCAGCTAGAAATACGGCGCAGGGAGAAGATTCGCGTTTTTACCAACCCAATTTTTCGATAAAGAAATCATTGATGAATAACAAGATGAGCGTTTCGCTGCTTTGGCAAAATACGTCCTTTGGAAAAATGAAAGTCAATGAACAACGAATCTCGACTTGGGGTACCAATTTTTATACCACTACCAACTACATCCAAGAAACCAATATCTTTTTACTGAACCTATCGTATAGCTTCAACAAAACGGACCGCAAAGCCAAGTTGCCATCGAGCGAATTTGGGGAGCGGGAGTTTTAA
- a CDS encoding glycosyl hydrolase translates to MKKTLLFVVLVVATFGSMAQTTLQKNFQNPPKSAKPVVWWHWVGSNVTREGITKDLEWMQRVGIGGFQAFDVSIGGGQTVEKKVKFMTPEWLELIKHTAAEADRLGLEMTMVTAAGWSETGGTWVKPLEAMKKIVWSRTQLRGGEKLSSPLPLPPTVAGPIRNLPKGASFGGSNSKSEPFYQDQIVLAYKTPEAELTVATPKITNHKGENVTPDALLDDDLTSKITLETPKQDEPVYLQFEYEKPFTARSFSLALGDPARFPSRTMRAGYVQFSEDGKNYKTLLALPGPQHDIRALPVRTFSFPEVTAKYFRVVFVKGATMTTVGGPDDVGGFGGPTTAPKSFDITEAIFYSGARVHRWEDKAAFAPMFAFESLKTPNTGQNTVIKGDEIIDITSFMKPDGTLDWTAPSYNSPIGTERRAGQGAWTILRIGQSLTGAKNGPAMPEATGYEVDKFNKTHLLSHLNQWSNPIAEAMGPLYGKSMKYFLVDSYEADAQNWTETMLPEFKKRRGYDPTKYLPVLAGFVVESAEVSDRFLWDFRLTIAELLVDNHYAAITEYAHQKGIKTYGEVAGISMPIIEDALRNKASVDIPMGEFGMTQGLGSGADKEWTSPADLELQKPYAGASDRLHAHQSDVREAASAGHIYGKKVVAAEAWTGGGYEAPAALKFIGDYWLTQGINQVIFHTSAHQPLDTKPGNTMVGTHFNRNITWAEQAKPFVDYLTRTQYLLQEGRFVADIAYYLGEDIPAAVPYWEKLRNEAPAGYDYDFVNTEILQRFEVENGELVLPSGMRYKLLVLPERTTMTPQVLAKIEELLKKGAIIVGPKPEKSPSLVGYPAVDNEVATKATELWGMADGKFIFQSPYGKGKVFWNAPLQGILGQLNLKKDVDYTLPHTNTRLSWMHRKTSEADYYFVLNMRNQAEDMEVVFRVAGKVPELWRADKGVAEAVAYKIENGLTTVKLHFDPQESYFIVFEKNASQNEMAVSERKVKDSQRIMGNWTLSFPENWGAPAQVTLPELTSWTNHPDEGVQFFSGTATYTKEIDIKKAQLAPNSSLWLDLGEVKDIAEVRLNGVVLDTLWKAPYRVNLSSVAKVGKNKLEIRVTNQWDNRLAGDAKLPADKKLLKVSGGIRLGGAPKPKTSGLLGPVVLEVR, encoded by the coding sequence ATGAAAAAAACACTTCTATTCGTGGTATTGGTTGTAGCTACTTTCGGGAGTATGGCACAAACTACTTTGCAAAAAAACTTTCAAAATCCCCCCAAATCGGCCAAACCTGTTGTATGGTGGCATTGGGTGGGGAGCAATGTGACCAGAGAAGGCATCACCAAAGACCTCGAATGGATGCAGCGCGTTGGTATTGGTGGTTTTCAAGCGTTTGATGTGTCGATTGGTGGTGGACAAACCGTTGAGAAAAAAGTCAAGTTTATGACACCCGAATGGCTGGAACTCATCAAACACACCGCGGCAGAAGCCGACCGTTTGGGCTTGGAAATGACCATGGTAACTGCCGCAGGCTGGAGCGAAACAGGAGGAACGTGGGTAAAGCCGCTGGAAGCCATGAAAAAAATAGTATGGAGTAGAACCCAACTTCGCGGAGGTGAAAAGCTTAGCAGTCCGTTGCCTTTACCACCAACGGTTGCGGGGCCAATTCGGAATTTGCCCAAAGGAGCAAGCTTCGGTGGTAGCAACAGCAAATCGGAACCTTTTTACCAAGACCAAATCGTATTGGCCTACAAAACGCCCGAGGCAGAACTGACGGTGGCTACGCCAAAAATCACCAATCATAAAGGGGAAAACGTGACACCCGATGCCCTCTTGGATGATGATTTAACGTCAAAAATTACCCTTGAAACGCCCAAACAAGACGAACCAGTTTATTTACAATTTGAATACGAAAAACCCTTTACGGCACGCTCGTTTTCGTTGGCATTGGGAGATCCAGCAAGGTTTCCCAGTCGTACGATGCGCGCAGGGTACGTTCAGTTTAGCGAAGATGGAAAAAACTATAAAACGCTATTGGCCTTGCCTGGGCCGCAGCACGACATTCGGGCGCTGCCAGTGCGTACATTTTCGTTTCCTGAGGTCACAGCCAAGTACTTTCGGGTAGTGTTTGTTAAAGGAGCAACGATGACAACCGTCGGTGGCCCCGATGATGTGGGAGGCTTTGGGGGACCAACCACCGCGCCTAAGTCGTTTGACATTACCGAAGCTATTTTTTATTCGGGTGCGCGGGTGCATCGTTGGGAAGACAAAGCAGCTTTTGCGCCAATGTTTGCTTTTGAAAGCCTTAAAACACCCAATACAGGTCAAAATACAGTCATTAAAGGCGATGAAATCATAGATATAACTTCTTTTATGAAGCCTGATGGTACATTAGATTGGACAGCCCCGTCCTACAATTCCCCCATTGGGACGGAACGCCGCGCGGGGCAGGGGGCTTGGACGATTCTACGCATTGGGCAGTCGCTGACGGGAGCCAAAAATGGCCCTGCGATGCCAGAAGCCACTGGTTATGAGGTGGACAAGTTCAATAAAACCCATTTGTTGTCGCACCTCAATCAATGGTCGAACCCGATTGCCGAAGCAATGGGGCCGCTGTATGGTAAAAGCATGAAGTATTTTTTGGTGGATAGCTACGAAGCGGATGCCCAAAACTGGACGGAAACCATGCTCCCTGAATTTAAAAAACGCCGAGGCTATGATCCCACCAAGTATTTGCCAGTGTTGGCAGGTTTTGTAGTGGAAAGTGCCGAAGTGAGCGACCGTTTTTTGTGGGATTTTCGACTGACCATTGCCGAATTATTGGTTGATAATCACTATGCTGCCATCACTGAATACGCTCATCAAAAGGGCATTAAAACCTACGGCGAAGTAGCGGGGATTTCGATGCCCATCATCGAAGATGCCCTACGCAATAAAGCTTCGGTGGATATACCAATGGGTGAATTTGGCATGACGCAAGGTTTAGGGAGTGGAGCCGATAAAGAGTGGACGTCACCTGCGGATTTGGAACTACAAAAACCCTACGCGGGAGCCAGCGACCGCCTTCATGCCCACCAGTCGGATGTACGCGAAGCGGCATCGGCGGGGCATATCTATGGAAAAAAAGTAGTTGCGGCCGAAGCTTGGACGGGGGGCGGCTACGAAGCGCCAGCGGCGTTGAAGTTTATCGGCGATTATTGGCTGACGCAGGGAATCAACCAAGTGATTTTTCATACCTCAGCCCACCAACCGTTGGACACCAAGCCTGGGAATACGATGGTAGGGACGCACTTCAACCGCAACATTACGTGGGCGGAGCAAGCCAAACCGTTTGTAGATTACCTCACGCGTACTCAGTACCTACTCCAAGAAGGTCGTTTTGTGGCCGACATTGCCTATTATTTGGGCGAAGATATTCCTGCCGCCGTGCCCTACTGGGAAAAACTACGAAATGAAGCCCCCGCTGGGTATGATTACGATTTTGTGAATACCGAGATTTTGCAACGTTTTGAGGTTGAAAACGGGGAATTGGTGCTGCCAAGTGGTATGCGTTACAAGCTATTGGTATTGCCCGAACGAACTACGATGACACCACAGGTTTTGGCCAAAATCGAAGAGTTACTCAAAAAAGGAGCTATCATTGTAGGCCCCAAACCCGAAAAATCGCCCAGTTTGGTGGGGTACCCTGCGGTTGATAATGAAGTAGCGACAAAAGCCACCGAACTCTGGGGAATGGCCGACGGGAAGTTTATTTTCCAAAGTCCTTACGGAAAAGGTAAGGTGTTTTGGAATGCGCCGCTGCAAGGGATTTTGGGACAACTCAATTTGAAAAAAGACGTTGATTATACCCTGCCGCATACCAATACACGTCTGTCGTGGATGCACCGCAAAACGAGTGAAGCAGACTATTATTTCGTGCTCAATATGCGCAACCAAGCCGAAGACATGGAGGTAGTGTTTCGGGTGGCAGGAAAAGTCCCCGAACTGTGGCGTGCCGATAAGGGCGTTGCCGAAGCCGTTGCGTACAAAATAGAGAATGGCTTAACCACTGTTAAACTTCATTTTGACCCGCAAGAGTCTTATTTTATTGTATTTGAGAAAAATGCTTCACAAAACGAAATGGCTGTTTCGGAAAGAAAAGTCAAAGATTCGCAAAGAATTATGGGAAATTGGACACTCTCTTTCCCTGAAAACTGGGGAGCACCTGCCCAAGTTACCTTGCCCGAACTGACGTCGTGGACGAACCACCCTGATGAAGGTGTCCAGTTTTTTAGTGGTACGGCTACCTATACCAAAGAAATAGACATTAAAAAAGCGCAACTAGCTCCCAATAGCTCGTTGTGGTTGGATTTGGGAGAGGTGAAAGACATCGCCGAAGTACGTCTCAATGGCGTTGTACTTGACACGTTATGGAAAGCGCCTTACCGCGTCAATCTTTCCAGCGTGGCCAAGGTAGGTAAAAACAAACTCGAAATCCGAGTTACCAATCAGTGGGACAACCGTTTAGCAGGCGACGCTAAACTCCCCGCCGACAAAAAACTCCTCAAAGTCTCGGGAGGAATTCGCTTAGGGGGAGCTCCTAAACCCAAAACCTCGGGTTTATTGGGGCCTGTGGTGTTGGAGGTGAGGTGA
- a CDS encoding TonB-dependent receptor domain-containing protein: MKKPILSQFNWHQIFLLLLILGCPTMSILAQTINGKVTSTNGEVLPGVNIVVKGTTKGTTTDKNGTFSIDARKNQMLILSFLGYELQEVTVGDKTSLDINLKEASESLEEVVVTAENRSVSAQRVPITLDLVTGKTIQKQGITDLVQLQAIAPSLNIITNTIFNQINVRGVGSNQGAAELSDQAVTVGIDGEYINRPVALNAALFDLDRVEVLKGPQGTLYGRNATAGAVNIIAKKPTQTREADLGLSYGNYNALKLNGMVNLPLGKIAAVRVAGILNKHDGYRESSGTGAFNGRFDNGNMWASRLGLSVNPTKALSMYVAGEISKVDQQAPSQYGVPMGSLTELKDKEPISWTTTLPKDFPVATAGFMKIDQSAIRGKIAYDFGKAILSYTAGYRKVTMTGYQPLNGYLPETNSFHNDIKTATQSHELRLNGETAKLSWQVGGFYGDEDQNTARGLLVVSAAGAFGGQVPFLNFFIRDVNSKTSAVFGQATYKVNEKLGLTLGIRNTSDKKVLGGGNLASAPFGPPTIIRFFYPNVPTSGTQAGMKPFEGIPTEGSWNRTTWLAGLEYEVDANKMLFAKISTGYKAGGFDNLGQYNPESLTAYEIGSKNKFANNKLRLNASAFYYDYKDQQVTIFISTAIGGAIQNAGVSTVKGLEIDGEYAASKADRFRFSVNLLDAKYKDLKTVANRVGAAVTERNLAGNVAPMAPKVTLTAGYSHDFKVGKGILNAGIQTLFKSAYYTTAFNYAMDRQKAYTKTDINLTYTTQGGKFDIGVFAQNLEDNRIITFSGFNGGNINTYNWIFGSPRLIGAQLNVRL; encoded by the coding sequence ATGAAAAAACCTATTCTTAGCCAATTCAACTGGCATCAAATCTTCCTATTACTTTTAATTTTGGGTTGCCCAACAATGAGTATTCTTGCTCAAACAATCAATGGGAAAGTCACATCAACCAACGGAGAGGTGCTTCCAGGGGTGAATATTGTTGTAAAAGGAACAACCAAAGGAACAACGACTGACAAAAACGGTACTTTCAGCATCGATGCACGTAAAAACCAAATGCTTATTTTATCATTCCTCGGGTATGAACTTCAAGAAGTGACTGTTGGTGATAAAACGTCATTAGATATTAACCTCAAAGAAGCCTCAGAAAGCCTCGAAGAGGTAGTCGTAACGGCAGAAAACCGTTCGGTTTCGGCACAAAGAGTACCTATTACCCTCGACTTGGTTACGGGTAAAACGATACAAAAACAGGGTATTACAGATTTAGTACAATTGCAAGCAATTGCTCCAAGTTTAAACATTATCACTAATACCATTTTCAATCAAATCAATGTGCGTGGTGTGGGTAGTAACCAAGGGGCAGCCGAGCTATCAGACCAAGCCGTTACGGTTGGAATTGATGGCGAATATATTAACAGACCTGTTGCCCTAAACGCAGCTTTGTTTGACCTCGACCGTGTTGAAGTTTTGAAAGGCCCACAAGGAACATTATACGGACGAAACGCTACCGCTGGAGCAGTAAACATCATTGCGAAAAAGCCTACTCAAACACGTGAAGCTGATTTGGGATTGAGTTATGGAAACTATAATGCTTTGAAATTAAACGGAATGGTCAATCTACCTTTAGGAAAAATTGCTGCAGTGCGTGTCGCTGGTATTTTAAATAAGCACGATGGCTACCGTGAAAGTAGCGGAACAGGAGCATTTAATGGCAGATTTGACAACGGAAATATGTGGGCTTCTCGTTTGGGTTTAAGTGTAAATCCAACAAAAGCATTGTCCATGTATGTAGCTGGTGAAATCAGTAAAGTTGACCAACAAGCCCCTTCTCAGTATGGTGTTCCGATGGGTAGTCTTACTGAATTAAAAGACAAAGAACCCATTTCTTGGACAACCACCTTACCAAAAGATTTTCCAGTTGCAACGGCTGGATTCATGAAAATTGACCAATCAGCAATCAGAGGAAAAATCGCTTATGATTTTGGCAAAGCTATTTTAAGCTACACCGCAGGGTATAGAAAAGTAACGATGACTGGCTATCAGCCACTTAATGGCTATTTGCCAGAAACCAATAGTTTTCACAACGACATTAAAACTGCTACCCAAAGCCATGAACTTAGATTAAATGGTGAAACAGCCAAATTGAGTTGGCAGGTGGGTGGTTTTTATGGAGATGAAGACCAAAATACTGCTCGGGGATTGTTAGTCGTTTCGGCAGCAGGGGCATTTGGCGGGCAAGTTCCTTTCTTAAACTTCTTCATTAGAGATGTAAACTCAAAAACATCGGCCGTTTTTGGACAAGCCACTTACAAAGTCAATGAGAAATTGGGCTTAACATTGGGTATCAGAAATACTTCTGACAAAAAAGTTTTGGGCGGTGGCAACTTAGCCTCTGCACCTTTTGGGCCACCTACAATTATCAGATTTTTCTACCCGAATGTGCCAACTTCTGGTACTCAAGCAGGTATGAAGCCGTTTGAGGGAATCCCGACTGAAGGAAGTTGGAACCGAACTACTTGGTTGGCTGGATTAGAATACGAAGTAGATGCCAATAAGATGTTGTTTGCCAAAATAAGTACAGGCTATAAAGCGGGAGGGTTCGATAACTTAGGGCAGTATAATCCAGAAAGTTTGACGGCATACGAAATTGGTTCTAAAAATAAGTTTGCCAATAACAAATTACGTTTGAATGCCTCAGCTTTCTATTATGATTACAAAGATCAACAAGTGACTATTTTTATTTCGACCGCCATCGGTGGAGCTATCCAAAATGCGGGAGTTAGTACCGTAAAAGGTTTAGAAATAGATGGAGAATACGCTGCAAGCAAAGCCGATAGATTCAGGTTTTCTGTGAATCTTTTGGATGCCAAATACAAAGACCTAAAAACAGTAGCCAATAGAGTTGGTGCTGCGGTAACCGAAAGAAATCTTGCGGGAAATGTAGCACCTATGGCTCCTAAAGTGACACTTACGGCAGGGTATAGCCATGATTTTAAAGTGGGTAAGGGCATTTTAAACGCAGGTATTCAAACTTTATTCAAATCAGCGTATTACACTACGGCATTTAATTATGCAATGGACCGTCAAAAAGCATATACAAAAACCGACATAAACTTAACTTATACGACCCAAGGAGGTAAGTTTGATATTGGTGTGTTTGCCCAAAACCTCGAAGACAACAGAATTATAACATTTTCAGGCTTTAACGGTGGGAACATCAATACGTATAACTGGATATTTGGTTCGCCAAGGTTAATCGGTGCTCAATTGAATGTTAGATTATAG